A section of the Malania oleifera isolate guangnan ecotype guangnan chromosome 2, ASM2987363v1, whole genome shotgun sequence genome encodes:
- the LOC131147804 gene encoding uncharacterized protein LOC131147804: protein MAVAAVRPLHNVSSISLSSAAFFKNRPLRICSFASVRDLRSDSNRFRVRAIKEKIEEVKTPSPSSSTSSASAEEITEKYGLEAGIWKIFTSKEDKNEEGKQEKSKGDQAKELLAKYGGAYLATSITLSLISFSLCYALISAGIDVQTLLQKVGISADETGEKVGTFALAYAAHKAASPIRFPPTVALTPVVASWIGKKVEKDK, encoded by the exons ATGGCGGTCGCAGCAGTTAGGCCCCTTCACAATGTCTCCTCCATTTCTCTATCCTCTGCAGCATTCTTCAAAAACCGGCCATTGAGGATTTGCAGCTTTGCTTCAGTTCGCGACCTCAGAAGTGATTCGAATCGTTTCAGGGTCAGAGCAATCAAGGAGAAAATAGAGGAAGTCAAGACCCCTTCGCCCTCTTCTTCAACATCTTCTGCTTCGGCAGAGGAAATTACGGAGAAATATGGCCTCGAAGCTGGTATCTGGAAG ATATTTACCtcaaaagaagataaaaatgaAGAAGGCAAACAAGAGAAGTCAAAGGGAGATCAAGCCAAAGAGCTGCTAGCAAAATATGGAGGAGCATACCTGGCCACTTCAATTACCCTCTCACTGATCTCCTTCTCTCTCTGTTATGCCCTGATTAGCGCTGGCATTGATGTCCAAACTCTGTTACAAAAG GTAGGAATCTCCGCAGACGAGACTGGGGAGAAAGTAGGCACATTTGCCCTGGCATATGCTGCCCATAAGGCTGCATCCCCGATAAGGTTTCCTCCGACCGTAGCTCTCACTCCCGTTGTTGCTAGTTGGATTGGAAAGAAAGTAGAAAAGGATAAGTGA